Genomic window (Chryseobacterium sp. H1D6B):
TTTAGAGGGGTCAGAACCTAAGCTGTAGACAGCCGGGCCTGTACCGTTATTGTATAAACTCAATAAGTCGGATTTGCTTTGAGTAGAAACAGGAATAAAACCTGCAATAATGTGGGGAGATACAATTCGGTTAGGATTATTTTCTACGGCATCGGCAGAGTAGCCGCCACCAGGTATTTCTCCGGCTCCCAATCCCCATTCATAAGCATTAAATCCAACATTCTGGCCATATAACTTATCACTGTTCATTGTATTCGTGAAATAATTCATATAAGCTGTATTATTTTTATAATAATTACATAAATAATAACTGAACTGAGGAACAAAGCTTGACAGCCAGTACTGTCCGTCTGACAGGGTTTCATGTCCCCAGTAGTTCATATGAGAAACAGGTGCTGTCACCGGATCAGCAAAGTAAGTATTCCAAAATGTCTGTGATGCTGCATAATTTGGGTTGGCAGAAGATGTGTTTTTAGCCAGCCACGAAACTAATATATATTCATTGTAAGGGATAGTAGGATCACTTCCGTTGCCATTTTGGTCAAGAACCATGTATATTTGATTAGTACCGATAGCTTTTGTATAATCCATTGCATTCAAAAGAGTATTTGCTTTTGCCACAACCGCAGGGTTGGAGGCAAAATAATTTTTACAGAAAATAATTCCCATTGCAAAAATGGCATTATCTACGGTGCTGTATTCTCCAGACCATCCTCCTTGAGCCAGATCTCCTGTAGTGTAGTCAAAATACCTATGGAACATCCCTGCAGTATTTGTTTTTCCTGCATTTTTAAAATTAATAAATGTCTGAAGCGTTGTGTTTACCTGATCAGCAGCTGTTGTCTCCCAATTTGTTTGATCACCGGTATGCTGATACATTGCGTCTGCAATGCAAAGCGAAATTAATCCTATTCCATTGGCGACAATAGCTGCTGGTTTATCACCAGCTCCGTTTAGTGCCAGAGCATCAAGATAGACACCATTCGGTTTTCGTATATCTTTATATAATCTGTAGGAATTTTGAAACAAAGAAGTAATGGCAGGGTTCTCATTTGTTTGTGCGCTAATAAGAAAGCTGGAAGCTGTTAAGAAATAGACCAGTAAAAAAATCTTGTTTCTTGTTTGTAATAAAAATCGATTTGTTTTCATAACATTTGTAATTAAGTGTTAAAGTTTAGTTCAAAATATTTTTAAAATTTACTATTGAATATTTAAGAAAAGGAGAGCGGATTTACGTTTGTTAATTTGAATAACAATCATCATCATTTTAACTTGTCATATTTTTAAGTATACAAATTAACATATTTAAAAATAAATAGATATAAGTGGTTAGTTATCATTGTTTTATTTAAATAGCGAATAATGAGAAATTTATTAATATTAAAAGCTTTTTTGTTGTAAATTTTAATAGTCTAACAATATTTGTTAGTAAGTGATAAATTCATTTTGTAGTGAAAAATGAATATTTAAATGTGATTTTTTGATTAAAATTTATATAAAATAACATTTGGTTAGTGAATATTTGTAAATTAGCGTCTTTATTAGTAAAAATGAAAAAAATAAATCTACCACTTTTTATTGCTGTTTTTGCAATACTGCCTACCCGTTTATTTTCTCAGGATAACGAGAAACTCATTAAAGATTATATTTCTCAAAATAAGATAAGAGAATATAAAAAATCTGATCTTACCAATTTTATTATCGACAATGTAGACCCTTCAAAATCTTTAAACGGGAACGTTGTAAAATTCCAGCAGACGTATAACGGGCTGCCTGTATATAGTTCTGTAGGAACGGCACTTGTCAGGGATAATAAAGTGGTGTATTATTCAGATAATTTTGTGAAAAACTACAATATTTCCTCTCCTCAGAATGCTGTAATAAATAAGTATACAGCTCTTCAAAAAATTGCGGGTGAGCTTGGAAATACAGATATTGCTGATTTCCGCATTTTGGGATTCTTAGAAAAAAGTACTGATAAAGCAAATACTGCAAACCAACGGCTTGTTTACATCAATGATAGGAGTAATAATCTGCGTTTAGCATATGAATATCTTTTGAAAGAGCCAAAATCGGCAAACTATTGGAATATTATAGTAGATGCTAATAATGGGAATATTATTGAGAAGAATAATTTAACGCTGTCTTGTAATTTTGAGCCGGGTTCGTATGCTTCAGAGATTATGGATCATTCTGCCCATGAACATACTTTGATCGGACCTGAAAATAAAATGATGCAGAATACTGCATTTTTAGCAGCTGATCCTGCATCTTATAATGTTTTTGCAATGCCTGTAGAAGCGCCTACATTCGGTCCGAGAACCATAATTTCAAATCCTTGGATTCTTGCGGCATCTCCAGAAGGATGGCATTCTGACGGAACGAATCATTACACCTACACTAGAGGAAATAATGTATACGCGTATGAAGATACAGCAAATACTAATACTCCGGGTTTTTCTCCAGATGGGGGAGCTTCTAGGAATTTTGATTTTCCGTTTATTATAACTGGAACTCCTACGTATAACCAAAGTGCATCTATCACAAATTTATTTTATTTGAATAATAGAGTGCATGATGTGTTCTATAAATTTGGATTTACTGAATCCGCAAGAAATTTTCAGCAGAACAATTTTGGAAACGGAGGTTTAGATGATGATTCTGTCTATGCAGAAGCACAAGATGGAGGAGGATTAAATAATGCTAATTTCAGTTCTCCACCAGATAATTATAACGGAAGGATGCAGATGTACTTATGGACAGCTGTTAACAGATTGTTTTTCTACAATGCTCCAAGTACAGCAGTTGTACGCCAGCCGGGTGCAGGCGCTGCACAGTTTGGGAGTCCATTAAGTGCTTTAGGAGTTACAGGAAATGTACAGCTTTCCTCAGTATTAGATGGGTGTACAGCAATTCCTGCAGGGTCTCTTGCCGGAAAAATAGGATTAATTGAAAGAGGGACATGTTCTTTTGTCGTTAAAGCTAAAAATGCACAAGATGCTGGAGCTGTTGGAACTATTATCTATAATAATACGATAAACGGATCTTCTATAGGAACTATGGCTGGAACTGACCCTGCTGTTACTATTCCTTCAGTATTAATTACCAATGCAGAAGGAGAATATATCAAAAGTCAGCTTACTGCAAATACAACGGTAAATGTAACATTGAAAAATGACCCGGCATTGAGCATAACGCCGGATGGAAGTTTTGATAATGGTATTGTTACTCATGAATACGGACATGGAATTTCTAATAGATTAACAGGAAGCGGATACGGATGTTTAAGCTCGTCAGCAGATAAAGAGCAGATGGGAGAAGGATGGTCTGATTTTTTTGCTTTAATGCTTACCAATAAAGCAGGAGATAATGCTTCAGTTCCTAGAGGTATGGGAACTTATGTAAGTGGCCAGCCTGTAAACGGCAGGGGAATAAGACCATTTCCGTATTCTCCTGATTTTACAATCAATGGCGTTACATATGGTGATACTAATGGATTGGAATATACGAATTCAAACAACCAAGTTGTTCCAGACGTTCACTCCATAGGCTTTGTGTGGGCAACAATGTTATGGGACCTGCATTGGCAGTATGTCGCTAAATACGGTTATTCTTCTGATGTTACCGCGAATACAACGAATGGAAGCTCAAGAGTACTGCAGTTAGTGACCAATGCGTTAAAACTTCAAGTTTGTAATCCTACATTTGTTAACGGAAGAGATGCCATATTGGCCGCTGAATTAGCTGTAACTGGGGGAGCAGACAAATGTATGATTTGGAGAACATTTGCAAAAAGAGGATTGGGAGTTGCGGCTTCAGCAGGATCTAAAATAGATATTAATGACCAGACTGAAGATTTTACAGTGCCTGCAGAATGTAATGTACTGGCAGTAGATGAAGTAAAAGCTGTGAAAAATACAATTTCTATCTATCCTAATCCGGCTAGAAATGAATTTTTCATCAACTTCCCGAGCAATACACTAGGAAAAGTAAGCGTTGAAATGTATGATATGTCTGGTAAATTAGTTTCTTCTGAAGATAAAATCTCTCCGGATGCTAAAAAATCAATTTCTACAGATAAACTTATCAACGGAACCTATTTGGTAAAAGTAAAAGGCCTTGGCTTTGATGCAGTATCTAAAGTTATAGTTAAAAAATAAGATATTAAATTATCAATAACAGATCACCTCAAGCAAGCCTGAGGTGATTTTATTTATCTATTAGGATAGTGTCCAGCTGCCAATTTGATTAATATATTGTACCTTTGCCCGCTGTTAAAAAAATATATGAAGAAGAAAAGTATACTAAAAGGAGTTTTGTTTGTCGGGATAGGAGCCAGTATATATGGCATGCTGGCGACGTTTGTAAAGATGGCGTATCATGATGGATATACGACCTCGGAAGTGACTACATCACAATTTGTGTTGGGCATTGTAGGTCTTTTGGTTCTTAATTTTATCCAGACAATCACGTCAAAAGAAAAATTAGCCTCTCCAAGCCGTAAAGAAGTTAAAATGCTCATGCTTGCTGGAACATCTTTAGGATGTACAAGTTTATTTTACTATCTGTCAGTTCAATATATCAATGTTTCAATCGCTATTGTATTACTGATGCAGTCGGTGTGGTTTAGTGTTGTTATAGAAAGTATCATATCGAAAAAATTACCCAACGCCCGAAAAGTAGTATCAGTTATTATTGTTTTATTAGGAACAATATTGGCGACCAACCTTATTAATGTTGATATAGAGTTAGACTGGCATGGTGTTTTCTGGGGGCTTCTTGCGGCGGCATCTTATACGCTTACCATGTTTACATCCAATACTCTTGCTACGCATCTTCCTGTTTTCAGAAAAAGTATCATTATGCTTTCTGGAGGATCAGTTGTCATCCTTATTTTTCTGTTTTTCGCTCAGATCGGGCCGTTACATTTTGAAGGGTTAAGATCATTTTATATGAATTTTACAGAAAATACAGAACATATCCATTCTTTCGATTATTCTATATTTTGGAAATATGGTTTTGTACTGGCCTTATTTGGGACAGTGATTCCGCCTATTTTATTCAATCTTGGTTTTCCGAATACAGGTTTAGGGCTGGGAAGTATTATTTCATCATTGGAACTTCCGGTTTCTGTAACTATGGCCTATGTTTTATTGGGAGAGAAGGTGTTTTCAATTCAATGGCTGGGTATTGTTTTAATACTTTTCGCAATTGTGTTAATGAACTTACCTTCCAAGAAAGAACTTGCAGTAGTTGAAGCCTCATAAAATCTATAATTAAAAATAATAATGAAAAACCGTTTCTTTTGAAGCGGTTTTTTTAATTTTAATACTCCAAAACAAACATTTATGAAATACTTTAAGAATGCTGTCACGGTTATCATGATTTTGCTTAGCTCAAATTTATTATTTTCCCAGCTGAAACCTTTAGATGCAGAACTCTCCAATTATCAATACCCTTTTGAAGTTCATTTTATTAATTTAAATTCTCAAAATCAAACATTGAAAATGGCTTATATGGATGTAAAGCCAAAGAAGTCAAATGGTAAAATAATCATGCTCCTCCACGGAAAAAATTTTAACGGGGCTTATTGGGAACAAACGGCTAAAGATTTATCAGATAAAGGTTTCAGAGTCATTATTCCAGATCAGATCGGGTTTGGAAAATCCTCAAAACCGGAAAGTTATCAGTTTTCTTTTGCCCAGCTGGCGGTGAATACAAAAGCTGTTTTAGACGAACTGAAAATTAATAAACTAATTGTTCTAGGACATTCTATGGGAGGAATGGTTGCTGCCCGATTCGCTCTGATGTATCCTGAAACAGTAGAAAAATTAATTCTTGAAAACCCGATAGGGCTGGAAGATTATAAAGCTCTGGCGAAATATCAGACGATTGATGACGCTTATAAATCCGAGCTTAAAAACACCTATGAATCTTATAAAAATTATCAGCTGAAATTTTATTATGACAACAAGTGGAAGCCTGAATATAATCAATGGCTGAATCTCCTGGCGGGCTGGACTTTAAGTAAGGATTATCCAAAAGTAGCTTGGAATGCAGCTTTGACAACAGATATTATTTTTAATCAGCCTGTGGTGTATGAGCTTAAAAATATCAGGGTACCGACTTTATTGATCATCGGAACCAGAGACAGAACCGCAATAGGGAAGGACAGGGCTTCTAAAGAAGTTCAGGAGACAATGGGGCAGTATCAAGAACTGGGAAAGAAAACACAGCTGGAAATTGCCGGTTCAAAGCTGGTTGAGCTCGAAAATGTAGGGCATCTTCCGCATATAGAGGTGTACCCAAAGTTTTTTGGTGCCTTGTATGACTTTATTAAATAAATAAAAAGAGACTGTTTAAAGTAAACAGTCTCTTTTTGTATGTATTGTTGTCTGAATTATTTCTTCTTGTAAGGAACGTCTTTAATTCTAGCTTTCTTACCTCTAAGGTCTCTGAAGTAATAGATTCTAGATCTTCTAACTTTACCTCTTCTGTCAACTTCAATTTTTTGAAGAGCAGGCATGTTGATAGGGAATACTCTTTCTACACCTACATCACCACTCATTTTTCTGATCGTAAATGTTTTTGTAGAACCTGTTCCTCTTAACTGGATCACTGTTCCTTTGAAGAACTGAGTTCTAGTCTTTTGTCCTTCTTTAATTTCGTAATACACAGTGATTGTATCACCAGCTTTGAATTCAGGGAATTCTTTTTTTGTAATGTACTTGTCTTGTACGTACTTTAATAAATCCATTTTTAATAAAATAAAATGTTAAGGCTAAGCAACTTACACGTTTTTCGTCAGAGGTTGAATAACAGGTTGCAAATATACAAAATTAGTTTTGAAACCACCAAATAAATTTATGTTATAAAACCACATCTTTTCTATTCCTTTTTAGTCTAAAAGTTAACACTTCCTTTACCTGTACGGCAGGCATAGTTTATATGGGAACTCTACTTTTGCCCGAAATAAAAATTAAGAGTTTATATGTCATTCAAATCATTGATATATAAATTAAAACTACACACACACCACTTTAAATTAAAACTATTATGAAACATTATTTCTTCTTTTTTTGTTTTGTCGTCCAGATGGCATTTGGGCAGGCTTTGTTCCCTTATTTACAAAACCCGGCGCCCAATTCTATGATTGTCAATTGGAAAACGAGCTCTAATAATGAAACAACAGTGCTTTACGGGAACTCACCTTCTAACTTAAATGTTACAGTTACCGGAAGTACGAATATTTTTTCGGACACAGGCTACAATAACAACTATTATTATCATACAGCGAAAATTGTTAATCTGCAGCCCAATACAAAATACTATTATAAAATAAAAACAGGAACCAGTGAATCTGCAGTGTACAATTTCAGAACACTTCCTCTTCCGGGACAGCCTGTAACAGCAGATGGTAAAATACGTTTCCTGATTATGGGAGACAATCAGATCAAAGCGGAACCCAGATATGATACGCTTACCTTAAATGCATTTAAAAAACTAAAACAGAAGTTTGGAGCAGGTTCTGATCCGTCAGATAATGTTGCGTTGACGTTTATGGTTGGAGATCAGGTAGATGTCGGTACTCTTGATCATTATGAAAATGTCCATTTTAAAAAGAATATTAATTTATCACCTTATCTTCCTATTCAGACGACAGTGGGGAACCATGAAACTTACGGAACCATGGGGATGAATTCTTATTACGCCCACTTCTATATTGATGAAATTAAATATAAAAACATCAGCTCGGGAAATGAAAACTATTATGCTCAGCAGGCAGGAAATGTTTTATTTATAAGCCTAAGTTCAGAACATACAGGTGCTGCACAACAGACATGGCTGCAGCAGATCTTAGATGCAGCAAATAATGATTCTACTGTAGACTGGATCATTTCATTAAGCCACAGACCTTATCAGGCTGAGCAGTATGTAGGAGATATCTCTACTTGGGTAAGAAACAATGCGGTTCCAATGATGACGGCATCTCCAAAATATTTGATGCACGTTGGAGCCCATCATCACTTGTACCACAGAGGACAGTTGAAAAACACGCCGAATTATCAGCTTATCTCAGGCGGAGTGGCTTGGGATCAGTATTGGGGAATGTCTACCGAACAGGATTTTGATGATGTTCAGAAAACATTGACAGACTGGACTTATCAGATTGTTGAAGTAGATGTTGCCAATGGAAAGGTAGATGTAGAATGTTATTCAATAGGAGGTGTTTATACCAAAAAGAATAATGAGCTAATAGATACTTTTCACAGATATAAAAACCAGCAAAAACCAGCCAAACCATCAATTACTAATACATTTTCTGCTCCTATAGGATTACCATTAACCTTAAATGGAAGTGCTTTTTCATCTCCCAATGCAGAACTTTTAAATACTACTCAGTTTTTAGTAAGTAAAGCAGCCGATTTCTCAGTGATTGAAAAAGAATTTTACCGTGACTATGAAAATTGGTTCGGCCAGGACGGAGCTCCCGATAAAACTAAAAACCTAAACGCAGGAGTTGATATTACAAAAGTTACTTTTCCTGCCAACTCTATTTCAAATGGGATCTACTATGTGAAAACCCGTTATAGAGACAGAAACTTGGAGTGGAGCGACTGGAGTGATGTAAAGCAGTTTGAAATTACAGGAAGTGTAGTTTCTAATCCTACATTCGCTCTGGATGCATCAGAATATCTGCCAAGTACAGAGATAAAAGCTGTTTATACTGGAGGCCCCGGAAACTTAAAAGACTGGGTAGGAATTTATAAAAAAGGACAGACTCCCGCATCCTCAGTCGCACAGAGTTTTCTTTATACTAACGGACAGACTGCTGGTACTGCTGTTTTCCCCAATGGGCTGGTAAATAAAGGTCAGTATTTTGCAGGATTTTTTGCCAACGACGGATATTCAGAAATTACTCCTAGAAAGAATTTTTATGTAGGGCCGAAAGTACAGCTTCAGGCGACCGCAGATACTTATCCTGTAGGAGGAACAGTTAAAATTAATTTCAGCAACGGACCTAATTTAGTAAAAGACTGGATCGGTATTTACAAAATGGGACAGACGCCGGGAACCAATACATCAGCAACATACCAATATGTAACGACAGCTTCCGGTCTCCTTAATTTTACAGGGCTTCCGAAGGGATATTATTTTGCTCAGTACTTCTTAGAAGACGGCTATACAGCGATTGGTGAAAAAGTGTTCTTTAAAGTAGGAGATATCGTTACAGAATTATGGATCAATAAGCCGGTATATGCTTTAGGAGAAAATATTACTGCATCTTGGACAGATTCTCCTGGAATTATAAAAGACTGGCTGGGAATCTATCCGCAGAGTATACAACTTCCGGATGATAATTTTGTTTCATACACTTATTTCGATGGAATAACACAGGGAACTAAGGCAATAAACGGAGCAGGACTGCCGGTAACTCCAGGTAATTATTATATGGTGATGTTTACAAATGATTCCTATACTGAAGTTTCAAACAGAGTGCAGTTTCAGGTGAGTTCGCCGACTTTAGGAACAGATGAGGTGAAAAACAGCACCCAGAAAAATGTTATCCTGTACCCGAATCCTACAAAACCCGGCCAGCCGACATTTATTAAAAGTGATTATCCAATTGATAAAATCGAGTTGGTATCAGCGTCAGGAGAACTGCTTTATGAATCTAAAAATATTCAGAACCAGCGTTTTTCTTTAGTGAATGAAAATCTGCCGAAAGGAGTTTATTTTGTGAAAGTTCACACAAGAAAATTATTTACATTAAAACTGATTATTCAGTAGTATTTTAGATAAATGCTAATAAAAAAGCAGGAATTATTTCCTGCTTTTTCTATTCATTAAGAATAAGATCAGTAAAATCACAGCTACAATCCACATATATGTAATTTTTAATGTTTTTTAATTAAGTAAATTAAAATCTCTAAAATCGTCATTAAAAGACCAAATGTAAGCATTCCTAATACATAAGAAATAAGAGCTTTTACATAGCTGGATGTCTTTGTTTTATCGAAAAATTGTCCTACAGCCCAGCAGAAGTATATAAAGGCAGCCACTGCCGCAGTCTGCATTAAGGGAAATTTGGTCACTCCTTCAAAAAGTGCAAAAAGTGCAAATAGAAGCATTTCTATTCCAAGGACAAAGCACATCAGTATTAATATTTCAAAGAAATTATAATCATATTTTTTGAAAAATATTTTTAACCAAAAAGCAATAAATGCACCCATTATAATATTTGAATATCCATAATGACTTTGAACCCAATTATTAATTGTATTCGTCCCTGTCTCTTTTCCAGCGTCCAATTTTATATATCCCTCTTCGATATGAAAGAAATGGCTGGTCAGGGTATAAATTAACGATGTAACAATAATAAATATAACTGGTTTTACAAGCCTGCTTCTATTTTCATTGATAAAATTCTTAATATTTTCCCCAGGTTTTATCAATAATTCCCGGATGGTATATAAAATACCTCTTTCAAAATGTAAAACATGCTCAATTTCATGGATGATATAACGGCCGTCGATTCTTTTTGGTTTTATATTTTGTTTACAGTTAGAACAAAATTCTTCACTCATGGTTAGGGTAGATTTTTAACGCAAAAGACGATAAATGATTTTAAATACACTTTACACTTTTGTTTAGTTTTTGGTATTTTTATCCAATGGAAAATGAAAAGAATTCATTACTTAACAGAAATAAAATAAAAACAATATCTGATAAGGATAAAATTCAGTTTTGTAATTATCTGGAAGTGGTAAAATCTTTTGCTAAAATCACCTATCAAAGTGTTTATGTAATCGATTATGAAGAAATGAAATTTGAATATGTCTCTGATAATCCCTTGTTTTTATGCGGCTATTCGTCTGAAGATGTGCTTGAAATGGGCTATGAATTTTATTTTAATAATGTACCCAGAGAAGATTTGGAGCTATTGGCCTTGATTAATAATCTTGGATTTGATTTTTATGATAAACTGCCTGAAACGGATGACAGAAAATTATACAGTATTTCCTATGATTTTCATTTAAAAGGTAAATATGACAAGCCTGTTCTTATCAATCATAAATTAACACCTCTTTTTCTTAATGAAAATGGAGCAGTATGGAAATCATTATGCATAGTGTCTATTTCACATAATCGAAATGCCGGAAACGTAACTATTAATAAACACGGTTCAGACATATTGTGGAGATTGGATACAACAAAAAAAGCTTGGATTGAGGAAAATAAATCAAAACTCAAAGAAAAAGAATTGGAAATACTCCGGTTATATGCTCAGGGATTAACCATAAACCAGATTGCAGAAAGAATGTTTATTTCGCCGGATACAGTAAAATATTACAGGAGAAAAATTTTTGAAGTTTTCGGGGTCAAAAATGTTACTGAAGCCCTCTCTTTTGCTGTAGATAATAAGATTATTTAATTTTAAATAATTGTACCTCAGTATTTTGTCTTTTCATTTTTAATGAACCTGAATGAATTTCTAAACCAGCGATCAATATAAAGGCTTAGATGAAAAATTCAAATTGAATGCTGATAGCGTAGTTAAGAGAAAAATTATTAAATTTAGCCAACAGAAAAATCTAATATTTCATGATAGATAAAAGAGTAAAAAATGCAAAGGAAGCCATCGAAGGAATCGAAAATGGAATGACATTGATGCTGGGCGGATTTGGTCTCTGCGGTATTCCTGAAAACTCCATTAATGCTTTGGTAGATAGTGATGTAACAGATTTAACCTGTATTTCAAACAACGCTGGTGTTGATGATTTTGGACTGGGACTATTGCTTCACAAAAGACAGATAAAGAAAATGATCTCCTCTTACGTAGGAGAAAATGCAGAATTTGAAAGACAGATGCTTTCAGGAGAATTGGATGTAGAACTTACACCGCAGGGAACTCTTGCAGAAAAATGCAGAGCAGCACAGGCGGGAATTCCAGCTTTTTATACGCCTGCAGGATACGGAACAGAAATAGCAGAAGGTAAAGAAGTAAAAGAGTTTCACGGAAAGCCTCATATTTTAGAACACGCTTACGAAGCAGATTATTCTATTGTAAAAGCATGGAAAGGAGATTACGCAGGAAACCTTATTTTTAAAGGATCTGCAAGAAACTTTAATCATCCAATGGCTGGTGCAGCAAAAATTACAATTGCTGAAGTAGAAGAATTAGTAGAACCGGGACAATTAGATCCTAACCAAATTCATATCCCGGGAATTATGATTCAAAGAATTTTCCAGGGAGAAAAATTCGAAAAAAGAATTGAGCAGCGAACAGTTAGAACCAAAGAGTAAATTCCTGCATAAAGACAATATTTAAAATAAAATAAAAGCGCTGAAGTATATTCAGCGCTTTTATTATGATTGTTCTTCTGGTGAAATCAGCATTTTTCTTTCCCCGATCTGCTGCCTCCACATGGCATAGTATAATCCTTTTTCGGCAATTAAATTATCGTGAGA
Coding sequences:
- a CDS encoding CoA transferase subunit A, which translates into the protein MIDKRVKNAKEAIEGIENGMTLMLGGFGLCGIPENSINALVDSDVTDLTCISNNAGVDDFGLGLLLHKRQIKKMISSYVGENAEFERQMLSGELDVELTPQGTLAEKCRAAQAGIPAFYTPAGYGTEIAEGKEVKEFHGKPHILEHAYEADYSIVKAWKGDYAGNLIFKGSARNFNHPMAGAAKITIAEVEELVEPGQLDPNQIHIPGIMIQRIFQGEKFEKRIEQRTVRTKE